A window from Caloranaerobacter ferrireducens encodes these proteins:
- the lysS gene encoding lysine--tRNA ligase, whose amino-acid sequence MTYEESNLNEMLRLRREKLNKLREMGRDPFKIEKYEVTYHSKDIIDNFDEMEGKFVSIAGRIMSKRGHGKASFIDIQDSEGRIQVFVKVNLIGEEEYEIFKTYDIGDIIGVKGEVFKTKKGEISVKAEEIVLLTKSLQILPEKFHGLKDPDLRYRQRYVDLIVNPEVKQTFILRSKIIKAVREYLDNRGFLEVDTPILNTIAGGAAARPFITHHNTLDIDMYLRIANELYLKRLIVGGFDKVYEMGRMFRNEGMSIKHNPEYTAIELYQAYADYEDMMRLTENLVAYVAEKALGTTKINYQGKEIDLTPPWNRMSMEEAVKKYAGVDFSEINTDEEALKIAKEKGIEIKPGMTRGHVINELFEEYAEKHLVQPTFITHHPVEVSPLAKRNPDDPRITNRFEAFINTWEIANAFSELNDPIDQRQRFIEQLKQREAGDDEAHMMDTDFLNALEVGLPPTGGLGIGIDRLIMILTNQSSIRDVILFPTMKPIENK is encoded by the coding sequence CTTAATAAACTTAGAGAAATGGGAAGAGACCCATTTAAAATAGAAAAATATGAAGTGACTTATCATAGTAAGGATATTATTGATAATTTTGATGAAATGGAAGGAAAGTTTGTTTCGATAGCAGGTAGAATCATGTCTAAAAGAGGGCATGGTAAAGCAAGTTTTATTGATATACAAGATAGTGAAGGTAGAATTCAAGTTTTTGTAAAGGTTAATTTAATTGGAGAAGAAGAATATGAAATTTTTAAAACCTATGATATTGGAGATATAATTGGCGTAAAGGGAGAAGTATTTAAAACTAAGAAAGGTGAAATTTCTGTAAAAGCTGAAGAAATCGTATTACTTACTAAATCATTACAAATATTACCTGAGAAGTTCCATGGACTTAAAGACCCAGATTTAAGATATAGACAGAGATATGTAGATTTGATTGTAAATCCTGAAGTTAAACAAACATTTATTCTAAGGTCAAAAATAATAAAAGCAGTTAGAGAGTATTTAGATAACAGAGGCTTCTTAGAAGTTGATACACCAATTTTAAACACTATAGCTGGTGGTGCGGCTGCTAGGCCATTTATCACTCATCATAATACTTTAGATATAGATATGTACTTAAGAATTGCAAATGAGCTATACTTAAAAAGATTAATAGTAGGTGGATTTGATAAAGTTTATGAAATGGGCAGAATGTTCAGAAATGAAGGAATGTCAATAAAACATAATCCTGAATATACAGCTATTGAATTATATCAGGCTTATGCTGATTATGAAGATATGATGAGATTAACTGAAAACTTAGTTGCATATGTTGCAGAAAAAGCGTTAGGAACAACTAAAATAAACTATCAAGGTAAAGAAATAGATTTAACACCACCATGGAATAGAATGAGCATGGAAGAAGCAGTAAAGAAATATGCAGGGGTAGATTTTAGTGAAATAAACACAGATGAAGAAGCATTAAAAATAGCAAAAGAAAAAGGGATAGAGATAAAGCCAGGAATGACTAGAGGACATGTAATAAATGAGTTATTTGAAGAGTACGCAGAGAAACATTTAGTTCAACCTACTTTTATTACACATCATCCAGTAGAAGTATCACCATTAGCTAAGAGAAATCCTGATGATCCAAGAATTACTAATAGATTTGAAGCATTTATTAATACATGGGAGATAGCTAATGCATTTTCTGAATTAAACGACCCAATAGATCAAAGGCAGAGATTTATTGAACAATTAAAACAAAGAGAAGCAGGTGATGATGAAGCTCATATGATGGATACTGACTTCCTAAATGCTTTAGAGGTAGGTTTACCACCAACTGGAGGGTTAGGTATAGGTATAGATAGATTGATAATGATTTTAACTAATCAATCATCAATCAGAGATGTTATACTATTCCCAACTATGAAGCCTATTGAAAATAAATAA